In bacterium, a single window of DNA contains:
- the rplM gene encoding 50S ribosomal protein L13, with the protein MKQTISTNSATADRRWYIIDVAGMPLGRAASAIASVVLGKHKPDFNYNVDTGDFVVVLNAAQVQVTGAKGTDKFYHWHSRYPGHMRTRSLNQLMDQDPRYVVELAVRRMLPKSKLGNQLLQKVKIYKDAEGATRHSAQQPQPFPEHVLVGPRRARPVRSR; encoded by the coding sequence GTGAAGCAGACCATTAGCACCAACTCGGCGACCGCTGACCGTCGCTGGTACATCATTGATGTCGCCGGTATGCCGTTGGGGCGCGCCGCCAGCGCGATTGCGTCGGTGGTCCTGGGCAAGCACAAGCCGGACTTCAACTACAACGTTGACACCGGCGACTTCGTGGTGGTCCTGAACGCAGCGCAGGTCCAGGTGACCGGTGCCAAGGGGACCGACAAGTTCTACCACTGGCATAGCCGCTATCCGGGCCACATGCGAACCCGGTCCCTGAACCAGCTGATGGATCAGGACCCGCGCTATGTCGTGGAACTGGCCGTGCGCCGGATGCTGCCGAAGTCGAAGCTCGGCAATCAGCTCCTGCAGAAGGTCAAAATCTACAAGGATGCGGAAGGGGCCACTCGTCACAGTGCCCAGCAGCCGCAGCCGTTCCCCGAGCATGTCCTGGTCGGGCCACGTCGCGCCCGCCCGGTCCGCTCTCGCTAA
- the rpsI gene encoding 30S ribosomal protein S9 — translation MATATAPKLTQWHGLGRRKTATVRVFLRPGSGNIVVNGKDSHDYFTRARHFEAILQPFEVTGTLNQYDVLVTARGGGVVGQADAIKLGIARALERMDPAMRQVLKSNHCLTRDPREKERKKYGQKRARKQFQFSKR, via the coding sequence ATGGCAACCGCAACTGCACCTAAGCTCACTCAGTGGCATGGCCTCGGCCGGCGCAAGACCGCAACCGTGCGTGTCTTCCTCCGCCCCGGGAGCGGCAATATTGTGGTCAATGGCAAGGATAGCCATGACTACTTTACCCGCGCCCGACACTTCGAGGCGATCCTCCAGCCCTTCGAGGTGACCGGGACCCTGAATCAGTACGATGTCCTGGTGACCGCCCGTGGCGGTGGCGTGGTGGGGCAGGCGGACGCGATCAAGCTCGGCATCGCCCGGGCCCTGGAGCGGATGGATCCCGCCATGCGCCAGGTCCTGAAGTCCAATCATTGCCTGACTCGCGATCCGCGCGAGAAGGAACGGAAGAAGTACGGGCAGAAGCGCGCCCGCAAGCAGTTCCAGTTCAGCAAGCGCTAA
- the cdaA gene encoding Cyclic di-AMP synthase CdaA has protein sequence MLPLTSPLALVRLLVELFVLTVIVHRVILIFRSGRATGILFTLVFLGLIFFAASLLQMRVVVWIFRELAPILGIVLVIVFQPEIRKALERSGNMGAVLATGLRGRTEEAKRIIDILVRAAEEFSERRIGALMVIEIGTPLDSYIETGESIDARLSPDLLESIFLHTSPLHDGAVIIRGGRLVAARCYLPLTENTELPAYFGTRHRAAVGLSELTDAMILVVSEETGRMSIVHLGRVAEGLTAVALKYQMQSILSPSANVASPVDARPEREDEERAGKALLAVSEVRD, from the coding sequence ATGCTACCGCTGACATCCCCGCTGGCCCTTGTGCGACTCCTGGTCGAGCTATTCGTCCTCACCGTCATCGTCCACCGGGTCATTCTGATCTTCCGATCCGGGCGCGCGACCGGGATTCTCTTCACCCTCGTGTTCCTCGGCCTGATCTTCTTCGCCGCCAGCCTGCTCCAGATGCGGGTGGTGGTCTGGATCTTCCGGGAACTCGCCCCGATTCTCGGTATCGTGCTCGTAATCGTCTTCCAGCCGGAGATTCGCAAGGCACTGGAGCGAAGCGGCAACATGGGAGCGGTCCTGGCGACCGGGCTGCGCGGACGCACGGAAGAGGCGAAGCGGATCATCGATATCCTGGTCCGGGCAGCCGAGGAGTTTTCGGAGCGGCGCATTGGTGCGCTCATGGTGATCGAAATCGGCACACCTCTCGACAGCTACATCGAGACGGGGGAGTCCATCGATGCCCGCCTCTCGCCCGATTTGCTCGAGAGCATCTTCCTTCACACGTCCCCACTGCACGATGGGGCTGTCATCATTCGTGGCGGACGCCTGGTTGCCGCACGGTGCTATCTCCCACTGACTGAAAACACGGAGTTACCGGCTTACTTCGGAACACGGCACCGGGCAGCTGTGGGACTGAGCGAACTCACCGACGCCATGATCCTCGTGGTCAGCGAAGAGACCGGGCGGATGAGCATTGTGCATCTGGGGCGGGTCGCCGAAGGGCTGACCGCGGTCGCGCTGAAGTACCAGATGCAGAGCATTCTCTCGCCCAGTGCCAATGTGGCGTCACCGGTCGATGCCCGTCCCGAACGTGAGGATGAAGAGCGAGCGGGTAAAGCGCTGCTTGCGGTGTCGGAGGTCCGGGACTAA
- the glmM_1 gene encoding Phosphoglucosamine mutase, translating to MHYFGTDGIRGEAGTWLTADLALRIGQATATVLGQPGDLFVLGEDPRLSSDMLAAAFAAGLMAAGCDVEPLGRIPTPGVAYVTRTHQAVAGAMISASHNPVQDNGIKLFAGDGYKLRLSQEAAIEACLADPATLRQANGYTTGHFRRRQHGDVEYRQYLRSIPAMPLTGLKVVIDCGFGSAATAAPEVLESLGANVVAINCSPDGARINVDCGSEHPEDVMRIVTGIGADLGIAYDGDADRAILVDETGAVVDGDHILCMWALERLRQGHLPGNCVVGTILTNQGLEAALAPRGARLERVDVGDKYIAWRMQELGACLGGEQSGHLIFGDHATTGDGILTSLKVAELVVKTGQRLSELAHQMEPFPQVALNVPTRDRNSWKHDATLTGSLEALSADLLQEDGGRLLVRPSGTQPLIRVMAESRTPDCATRYAEQAAAALRSWLEVQGQLA from the coding sequence GTGCACTACTTCGGAACGGATGGCATACGGGGCGAAGCTGGGACCTGGCTGACGGCGGATCTCGCGCTTCGCATTGGGCAGGCCACCGCGACCGTCCTTGGACAGCCCGGTGATCTCTTCGTCCTGGGGGAAGACCCCCGCCTTTCCAGCGACATGCTCGCCGCTGCTTTTGCCGCCGGCCTCATGGCGGCTGGCTGCGATGTCGAGCCGCTGGGGCGGATCCCGACGCCCGGGGTCGCCTACGTCACCCGGACTCATCAGGCGGTGGCAGGAGCCATGATTTCTGCCTCGCACAATCCTGTGCAGGACAATGGCATCAAGCTCTTTGCCGGTGATGGCTACAAGCTTCGGCTGAGCCAGGAGGCGGCCATCGAGGCGTGTCTCGCAGACCCCGCGACTCTGCGGCAGGCCAATGGCTACACCACCGGACATTTCCGCCGCCGTCAGCATGGCGATGTTGAGTATCGCCAGTACCTCCGCAGCATTCCGGCGATGCCACTAACGGGACTGAAAGTGGTCATCGATTGCGGCTTCGGGTCCGCTGCCACCGCAGCCCCGGAAGTTCTGGAGAGTCTGGGCGCGAATGTCGTCGCGATTAATTGCTCTCCGGACGGTGCCCGCATTAATGTCGACTGCGGCTCGGAGCATCCCGAAGATGTCATGCGAATTGTCACTGGCATCGGTGCGGACCTGGGGATCGCGTATGACGGCGATGCTGATCGCGCGATTCTGGTGGACGAAACCGGCGCTGTGGTCGATGGCGATCACATCCTCTGTATGTGGGCCCTCGAACGTCTGCGCCAGGGACATCTGCCGGGGAACTGCGTGGTCGGCACCATCCTCACCAATCAGGGGCTGGAAGCGGCACTCGCTCCTCGAGGCGCTCGCCTGGAGCGCGTGGATGTCGGCGACAAGTACATTGCCTGGCGGATGCAGGAACTGGGGGCATGTCTCGGCGGAGAACAGTCCGGACACCTCATTTTTGGTGACCATGCCACGACCGGCGATGGCATCCTCACGAGCCTGAAAGTCGCTGAACTCGTGGTGAAGACTGGGCAGCGCCTGTCGGAACTGGCGCATCAAATGGAGCCGTTTCCCCAGGTCGCCCTCAATGTCCCGACCAGGGATCGCAACAGTTGGAAGCACGATGCGACTCTCACTGGCAGTCTGGAAGCCCTCAGCGCGGACCTCCTGCAGGAGGATGGGGGACGTCTGCTGGTGCGTCCTTCGGGGACCCAGCCCCTGATTCGGGTGATGGCCGAGAGCCGGACGCCGGATTGCGCGACCCGCTATGCCGAACAGGCGGCGGCAGCGCTCCGGTCATGGCTGGAGGTGCAGGGCCAACTGGCCTGA
- the nnr gene encoding Bifunctional NAD(P)H-hydrate repair enzyme Nnr has protein sequence MQVIRTATMRELDARTIGEYGIPSLELMERAGRGCVEAILQRYPDIGRRDVHVLCGRGNNGGDGFVIARYLAAEGVRVRVYATHDPAACSEDCRTNWERLLADVLVVPLAQNRELPDFASLLGPRDLVIDALLGVGIRSPLESPYRELVLALQGTPAQVIAIDVPTGVGEDNGQITDPCITAHWTLSIGFPKVGLYLEPAAVHTGPIDVIPLDYPAPLLADYPASLQIPDPASIAAHLVARRPDSHKGSYGRLLILGGSRGMSGSVALAAEAAFRSGAGMVAVATAVSAQPIVAGHLREMMTIALPETPEGVISPLALPTLLPWLDWATTLAFGPGLTTQPAARSLVGAVLDHWAGPLVLDADALKIAGQHLERLAGRDVPAICTPHLAEAAALLGIAQDAISTRRLDTALEAAERHQIVLLLKGYRTVIAAPTGEAVISTVGNPGLASAGTGDVLTGIIGGLLAQGLSPFEAAWVGAWLHGKAADQAALRVGEISLMARDVIRALPATLLALP, from the coding sequence ATGCAGGTCATTCGCACCGCCACCATGCGCGAGCTGGACGCCCGAACCATCGGGGAGTACGGGATTCCCTCGCTGGAACTCATGGAGCGGGCGGGTCGGGGTTGTGTCGAGGCAATCCTCCAGCGGTACCCGGACATCGGACGACGGGATGTCCATGTCCTGTGCGGACGAGGCAACAACGGTGGCGATGGCTTTGTCATTGCCCGGTACCTGGCGGCAGAGGGGGTCCGGGTACGGGTCTATGCCACCCATGATCCTGCGGCATGTTCCGAAGACTGCCGCACGAATTGGGAGCGACTCCTGGCCGATGTCCTGGTAGTTCCCCTGGCGCAGAATCGTGAGCTCCCGGACTTCGCCAGCCTCCTGGGTCCCCGGGATCTGGTGATCGATGCCCTGCTGGGTGTCGGTATCCGCAGTCCGCTGGAGTCGCCCTACCGGGAACTGGTGCTCGCGCTGCAGGGGACACCTGCGCAGGTGATCGCCATCGATGTCCCGACCGGAGTGGGGGAGGACAACGGGCAAATCACCGACCCCTGCATCACCGCGCACTGGACGCTGTCCATCGGTTTTCCCAAAGTGGGACTCTATCTGGAACCGGCAGCGGTGCACACCGGCCCCATTGATGTCATTCCCCTGGACTACCCCGCACCGCTGCTGGCGGACTATCCCGCATCGCTCCAGATTCCGGACCCGGCGAGCATCGCAGCTCATCTGGTGGCGCGTCGACCCGATAGTCACAAAGGATCCTATGGACGCCTGCTCATTTTGGGGGGCAGTCGGGGGATGAGTGGCAGTGTCGCCCTGGCCGCAGAAGCGGCGTTCCGGTCGGGGGCCGGTATGGTGGCGGTCGCGACCGCCGTCAGTGCACAGCCGATTGTGGCGGGACATCTCCGGGAAATGATGACCATTGCCCTGCCCGAGACACCAGAAGGCGTGATCAGCCCCCTCGCTCTTCCGACCCTCCTCCCCTGGCTCGACTGGGCTACCACCCTGGCTTTTGGTCCCGGACTCACAACCCAGCCTGCCGCTCGGTCCCTGGTGGGGGCCGTGCTGGATCATTGGGCGGGCCCTCTCGTGCTGGATGCCGATGCCCTGAAGATTGCAGGTCAACACCTGGAGCGCCTGGCGGGTCGCGATGTCCCTGCTATCTGTACACCCCATCTGGCAGAAGCTGCAGCATTGCTGGGCATCGCGCAGGACGCCATCAGCACCCGGCGTCTGGATACCGCGCTGGAAGCGGCAGAGCGGCATCAGATCGTGTTACTCCTCAAGGGCTACCGGACAGTTATCGCGGCACCGACAGGCGAGGCGGTGATCTCGACTGTCGGCAATCCAGGACTCGCCTCTGCCGGCACCGGCGATGTCCTGACCGGCATCATCGGGGGGCTCCTGGCGCAGGGTCTCTCGCCCTTCGAGGCGGCCTGGGTCGGCGCCTGGCTACATGGGAAAGCGGCGGATCAGGCCGCACTCCGCGTGGGGGAGATCAGCCTGATGGCCCGCGATGTCATTCGTGCCCTGCCAGCGACCCTCCTCGCGTTGCCCTAG
- the trmL gene encoding tRNA (cytidine(34)-2'-O)-methyltransferase has translation MPLPSLPDPPLHLVLITPEIPPNTGNVARTCAVTGCRLHLVEPLGFTLTDRELRRAGLDYWDSLGVQVWPALEAYLTGTAEARRWYCSTKGSLRHDEAPYAWGDHLVFGPETKGLPADLLATAPDSVIRIPMRPDQRSLNLSNAVAVVTYAALQQLDFPGMT, from the coding sequence ATGCCCCTCCCCTCACTTCCCGACCCACCGCTGCATCTGGTGCTCATCACTCCCGAAATCCCGCCCAACACCGGGAACGTCGCCCGCACCTGCGCGGTCACCGGCTGTCGACTCCACCTGGTGGAACCGCTCGGGTTTACGCTGACAGATCGGGAGCTGCGACGCGCCGGACTTGACTACTGGGACTCGCTGGGGGTGCAGGTCTGGCCCGCCCTGGAGGCTTACCTCACCGGCACCGCAGAGGCGCGACGCTGGTACTGTTCCACGAAGGGAAGTCTGAGGCACGATGAAGCCCCGTACGCCTGGGGCGACCATCTCGTCTTTGGACCCGAAACCAAGGGGCTGCCTGCCGACCTGCTGGCGACTGCGCCAGACTCCGTTATCCGGATCCCCATGCGGCCCGATCAGCGGAGCCTGAATCTTTCCAACGCCGTCGCGGTCGTGACCTATGCCGCCCTCCAGCAGCTTGATTTTCCCGGGATGACCTGA
- the ispD gene encoding 2-C-methyl-D-erythritol 4-phosphate cytidylyltransferase, producing MHTVAIVVAAGIGRRMGRREPKALIPIGDRPLLYYSVKAFSLAPSIDRIVLTAPPGFNKRFEQFVADHDLHKVTAVVQGGDTRQASVFQALEECPEETTHVLIHDGARPYLTVSKIEELITHLRGGEEGVALANPARYTLRRRLPEDFAGELVDRDELMVVQTPQAFDYAKILTAHEQAHLKGLELPDDTTVATANGMQVKLINGHDLNFKVTYAFDTEIAEALLPVWQRTIEAEKPVSV from the coding sequence ATGCACACAGTCGCTATCGTGGTGGCCGCCGGCATTGGACGCCGGATGGGTCGCCGAGAGCCCAAAGCGCTGATTCCCATTGGTGATCGACCGCTCCTCTACTACAGTGTCAAAGCCTTCAGTCTCGCTCCCAGCATTGACCGCATCGTGCTCACTGCACCTCCCGGATTCAACAAGCGATTCGAACAGTTCGTTGCTGACCACGATCTCCACAAAGTGACCGCTGTCGTGCAGGGGGGCGATACCCGCCAGGCTTCTGTCTTTCAGGCGCTCGAAGAGTGTCCGGAAGAGACCACCCACGTGCTGATCCACGATGGGGCCCGACCGTACCTCACGGTCAGCAAGATCGAAGAGCTCATCACGCATCTGCGTGGGGGCGAGGAGGGGGTCGCGCTGGCGAATCCGGCGCGGTACACCCTGCGACGTCGGCTGCCGGAAGATTTCGCTGGCGAGCTCGTGGACCGGGATGAACTGATGGTGGTCCAGACACCCCAGGCGTTTGATTACGCCAAAATCCTCACGGCCCATGAACAGGCGCATCTGAAGGGACTGGAACTTCCGGATGACACCACCGTAGCGACCGCCAACGGGATGCAGGTGAAGCTCATCAACGGGCACGACCTCAACTTCAAGGTGACCTACGCCTTTGACACCGAGATCGCCGAAGCGCTGTTGCCGGTCTGGCAGCGGACCATCGAGGCCGAAAAGCCGGTCAGCGTGTAG
- the ispDF gene encoding Bifunctional enzyme IspD/IspF, whose amino-acid sequence MRIGLGIDLHRLIHDPSRPLLLGGVEIPGDLALEGHSDADALLHALTDAILGALGLGDIGEYFPNTDPRWKNADSQRFLEHALVAMRQRGYVVCNIDACIVAEAPKLMPYRSAIRARLADLLQVEPEAVGLKATTAEQLGSLGRGEGLCAQVVVLLEQEEKPVPPALKTAADATEARKKTAAKKSSASKTAIPEATINPASVMGKVIQVWADGASRGNPGPASIGVILKTPEGGVIHTASQRVGEVTNNVAEYRALIYALQIGSAMMPSRLEVMMDSELVVKQMKGEYRVKDETLQGLYRQAKVAESSLDTVTYRHVPREQNKEADALANLALDS is encoded by the coding sequence ATGCGCATCGGGCTCGGCATCGACCTCCATCGCCTGATTCACGACCCGTCACGGCCGCTGCTGCTCGGTGGCGTGGAAATTCCCGGCGACCTCGCGCTGGAGGGGCATTCGGATGCGGACGCGCTGCTCCACGCCCTGACCGACGCCATCCTTGGTGCCCTGGGACTCGGCGACATCGGCGAGTACTTCCCGAACACAGACCCGCGCTGGAAGAATGCCGACAGTCAGCGCTTCCTGGAACATGCCCTGGTCGCCATGCGGCAGCGGGGCTACGTCGTGTGCAACATCGATGCCTGCATCGTGGCGGAAGCGCCGAAGCTGATGCCGTACCGCAGCGCGATTCGTGCCCGCCTGGCAGACCTGCTCCAGGTGGAGCCCGAAGCGGTCGGTCTGAAGGCCACTACCGCCGAGCAACTGGGGTCGCTGGGGCGGGGAGAGGGGCTCTGCGCACAGGTCGTCGTCCTGCTCGAACAGGAAGAGAAGCCAGTCCCGCCCGCGTTGAAAACCGCCGCCGATGCCACAGAGGCGCGTAAGAAAACGGCCGCGAAAAAGAGCAGCGCGTCCAAAACCGCGATCCCGGAAGCGACCATCAATCCTGCCAGCGTCATGGGGAAGGTCATTCAGGTCTGGGCCGATGGCGCGAGTCGCGGCAATCCTGGACCTGCCTCCATAGGCGTGATCCTGAAGACCCCAGAAGGTGGCGTCATCCACACCGCATCACAGCGAGTCGGGGAAGTGACGAACAATGTCGCGGAGTACCGGGCGCTGATTTACGCTCTCCAGATCGGCAGCGCCATGATGCCCTCGCGCCTGGAGGTCATGATGGATTCGGAGCTGGTGGTGAAACAGATGAAAGGGGAGTACCGCGTCAAAGACGAGACTCTGCAGGGGCTCTACCGTCAGGCAAAAGTGGCAGAAAGCTCCCTCGATACGGTGACGTATCGGCATGTCCCGCGGGAGCAGAACAAGGAAGCTGATGCCCTGGCCAACCTGGCCCTCGATTCCTGA